AACTGCTTCACGAACTGGCGCAGAATGTACGCTGGGCCTGGAGCGGCGAATTCTCCGAACTCTTCAGCGAAATCGACGTCGATCTCTGGCGCCATACCAACCACAACCCGACCTTCTTTCTGGCAGAGGTCTCTCCCGAGTGCATTGAGACGGTCGCCCACAATCCGCACTACCGCGTGCGTCTGGAGCGTGCATGTCGCACCTTCCGCGACTACCTGGGCAGCACCTCGAACTGGGCGACCACCAACGCTCCGGGCCTTGGCGCGCAGCCGGTTGTCTACTTCTGCGCCGAGTTCGGCCTGCACGAATCGGTGCCCATCTACTCGGGCGGCCTTGGGATTCTGGCAGGCGATCACCTGAAGAGCGCCTCCGACCTTGGCGTCCCGCTTCAGGGCGTGGGCATCCTCTACAAGCAGGGCTATTTCATCCAGGAACTCGATCGCCACGGCGCGCAGAGCGAGCACTACGTCGACACCCCGCTCGAGCGAACCGCCGTCGAGCGAATCTGCGACGGACAGGGCAAGCAGCTCGAAGTGCGCTTCCCGGTCAACGACCACGAGATGGTCGTGCGCCTTTGGCGCTGCAATGTCGGGCGCGCCCCGCTCATCCTCCTGGAGGGCAACCTTGTTCCCGACACCAATGATCACGCATTCAACAGCCGTCTCTATGGCGGTGACCAGCGCACCCGCATCCTGCAGGAGATCATGCTGGGCATCGGCGGGCACAAGGCGATCCGGTTGCTCGGGATTCACCCCGGTGTCATTCACCTGAACGAAGGACACTCGGCCTTCGCCGTGCTCGAATCCATTGCGGAGTGTATGGAACTCGAAGGCCTGCCCTTTACCGAGGCCTCCTGGCGCGTGCGCGAGCGGACGGTGTTTACCACGCATACCCCAGTCGAGGCCGGGCATGACCGCTTCGATCCTGGCCTGGTACTCAACTTGCTGCGCAAATTGCGCGAGCGTCTCCACCTCTCGGAGCATGATTTCCTGGGACTCGGGCGCATCAATCCCGATGACCAGGGCGAGCCCTTCTGCATGACGGTGCTCGCGCTCAAGCTCTCGAATCACGCCAACGCTGTGAGCTCTCTGCACGGGCATGTCTCGCGCAAGATGTGGCAGGGCCTTTGGCCCCAGCGCACCCGGGACGAGGTGCCCATCGGTCACATCACCAACGGCGTGCATGTGCCGAGCTGGATTGCTCAGCCCATGGCGCGCTTCTTCAGTCGCGACCTGGGCGAGGATTGGCCGACCCATCTCTGCCATCCCGACACATGGTCGCGGGCGGGCAAGATGGATCCCTTCGACCTGTGGGACGTGACGAACCTGCTCAAGCGTGAGCTGCTCCACTTCCTTGATCGCCGTACCGAGCGCCGCGACGAGCGTCTTGGCGACGGAGTCAGCCAGCCCTCGGGCTTTGACCCCGAGGCCCTGACCATCGCGTTTGCCCGGCGCATCGTTCCCTACAAGCGCCCGACACTGCTTTTCCGCGATCCCGACCGGCTGGCAAAGCTACTCAACAATCCCGAGAGGCCGGTGCAGATTCTCTTCGCGGGCAAGGCCCACCCCAACGACGACCGGGGCAAGGCGCTCATTCGCGAGATTCACGACATTTCACACGACCCGCGCTTCGAAGGGCGCGTGATGTTTCTGGAAAACTACGACATGAACGTCTCGCGTCACCTGTTGCAGGGCTGCGACGTGTGGTTCAACTGCCCGCGCCGTCCCTACGAGGCATGCGGCACCAGCGGCATGAAGGCCGTCTTCAACGGCACGCTCAACCTCTCGGTGCTCGATGGCTGGTGGGCGGAGGCCTACGACGGGCGCAACGGCTACGCCTTCGGGCGCGGGCTGACCCACACCGATCCACACTACCAGGACGAGCGCGACGGGGACGATCTCTACCGCGTGCTCGAAGAGCAGGTGATCCCCGACTTCTACGACCGCT
This window of the Chrysiogenia bacterium genome carries:
- the glgP gene encoding alpha-glucan family phosphorylase translates to MDEYVSHTRELLHELAQNVRWAWSGEFSELFSEIDVDLWRHTNHNPTFFLAEVSPECIETVAHNPHYRVRLERACRTFRDYLGSTSNWATTNAPGLGAQPVVYFCAEFGLHESVPIYSGGLGILAGDHLKSASDLGVPLQGVGILYKQGYFIQELDRHGAQSEHYVDTPLERTAVERICDGQGKQLEVRFPVNDHEMVVRLWRCNVGRAPLILLEGNLVPDTNDHAFNSRLYGGDQRTRILQEIMLGIGGHKAIRLLGIHPGVIHLNEGHSAFAVLESIAECMELEGLPFTEASWRVRERTVFTTHTPVEAGHDRFDPGLVLNLLRKLRERLHLSEHDFLGLGRINPDDQGEPFCMTVLALKLSNHANAVSSLHGHVSRKMWQGLWPQRTRDEVPIGHITNGVHVPSWIAQPMARFFSRDLGEDWPTHLCHPDTWSRAGKMDPFDLWDVTNLLKRELLHFLDRRTERRDERLGDGVSQPSGFDPEALTIAFARRIVPYKRPTLLFRDPDRLAKLLNNPERPVQILFAGKAHPNDDRGKALIREIHDISHDPRFEGRVMFLENYDMNVSRHLLQGCDVWFNCPRRPYEACGTSGMKAVFNGTLNLSVLDGWWAEAYDGRNGYAFGRGLTHTDPHYQDERDGDDLYRVLEEQVIPDFYDRSPEGVPLRWVERMSRALITLGWRYNSDRMVMDYVREYYLRAAGTLTAAYPEGHE